From Elusimicrobiota bacterium, one genomic window encodes:
- a CDS encoding helix-turn-helix transcriptional regulator, giving the protein MPRNIYDIVGERIREERKKAGLTIERLAELAQISSSFLAYIETKGRKASLQTIQKLAEAMRIPVARLFDTTPGPGKDAVYAATQQFAQLIRDKTANETAGILEVAKSAAKHLRRN; this is encoded by the coding sequence TTTACGACATTGTTGGGGAAAGGATTCGGGAAGAGCGGAAAAAAGCGGGGCTTACCATTGAACGCCTGGCCGAACTGGCGCAGATAAGTTCAAGTTTTCTGGCTTACATTGAGACCAAGGGCAGGAAAGCGAGCCTTCAAACCATACAAAAACTGGCCGAAGCCATGAGAATCCCGGTAGCCAGGCTGTTTGACACCACCCCCGGCCCCGGCAAAGACGCCGTTTACGCCGCCACCCAGCAGTTCGCCCAGCTTATCCGCGACAAAACCGCCAATGAAACCGCCGGCATCCTTGAAGTAGCCAAATCCGCCGCCAAACACCTGCGCCGGAATTAA